In Anopheles arabiensis isolate DONGOLA chromosome 2, AaraD3, whole genome shotgun sequence, the genomic window CACCCTTGGTGCCGTTAGTGCCTTCCTCGTTGGTGGCTGGTTCGACCACGGTACCATTGCTGGTGCTACCGTTGTTGAGATTGTTGTTAGCCACCACCACGGCGGCACCGGCGGTACTGCTGGCGAGCAGTAGGTTCTCCTTCTCCGTCACGGACTTGTCGAACTGCACGTTACCgccgttggtgttgttgttgttgttgttgatgttgttgttaatGGTGCTACTGTTGGCTAGGGTgtcactgctgctactgctgctattgctactggtggtgttgttgttgctcagCGACAGGGACTCCATCGCCTGTTCCAGGGACTGGTGTTGggtctgttgctgctgctgctgctgctgctcttgtcGAATTTCGGACGCAATGAACGAATCGGTCATCGATATGGTAGATGCGGACATGGCAGTACCGGTTGGTAGGGCGGCCGGCGTGGACGAAAGTACAATCTGGCTCTTGGACATGGCATTTTCCTTGTCGTCTTCGTTATTctaaaatcaaacacaatatCATTAAGCATTTCGTCTTGTAGCAACACTTTCAACACGTGCTCACACACGTGTTACGGGCAATTTACCTTTGTCGGCGTATTGTTGGCCGCTCCCTTGGCACGGGTACGGGACATGATTGCTTCAACGCGCTTCCGGCGTTCCTCGcgctccttttcctccttcttcAGCCGCTCGGCCATCTCGACGCGCTGCCGTTCGGCTTCCTCGCGCGCCTTACGCTCGGCCTCCTCGCGCTCCGCCTTTTGCCGAGCTTCCTCTTCGCGCCGCTTGCGCTCCTCCTCATCCCGTCGACGTGCCTCCTCGATGGCCTGCTGGAGCCGCTCCTCCTCCATGCGCCGCTGCTCCTCGGCCAGCCGGATCGTTTCCTCTTCCAGCTTGCGCAGGCGCTCTTCTTCCTCCAGGATGCGCTGCCGCTCGGCCTGCTCCTCGGCCTCGATACGCTTGCGCTCCAGTTCCGCCAGTCGTTCGGCTTCCTCACGCGCCAGACGACGGCGCTCGGCCAGTGCAGCCTTTGCTTCCTCCTCCGTGTTGATGCGCTTGGCGATCATGGAAGCGGTCATTGCGTCAGCCCCGGCCCCAGATACTTCAACAGTCAAACTACCGTTAACGTTCTCTGGTACCTCTTCCGCGACCATCACCGTAGGCTCTGCTGCTTGAACAGCACTAACGTCCTGTTGCTCCAATGGagcttgctgttgttgcttcgtGGTTGGCGCTTGTTCTACTACCTCCACCGTAACGGCTTCTTCTGCTTGCTTTGGTAGTTCAGCGTCCTCTGTCTGTGCGGGTGCCGGAGCTTCTTGCTGCACCGGAACCACCAcctcttcctgctgctgctgtggctgttCCTCTTGTCCGAACGATTGATCCACCTCTACCAGTGAAGCCTGCTGCGAGCCATCGTCACGTTGCAGGATCGCTTCCTGCTGGGCGCTCAGCTCTTCCACCTTGGGAGCAGCAACCGACGGCGGTTCCTGTTTGgcttccaccaccactgcaTCATCCTTTTGAGCGGGAGTCTTCGACGCCGGGACCTTCTTGGGGCCATCGGCCGATTTCTTCAACGAATCCAGCAGGTTGCGCGATGCCTTCTCCGGTCCAGGCGATTGCAGCGGCGTAGAGGACGCTTTTGGTGTGGCGCCTCTCGCGCCCGCAGAACGTTTCTCTGCCGAGTGCAGCGTCAACGGTTTCTTCGTGGGCGTTTCCGTGCCGGATGCGGATTTTGCAGGGGTCGTGGTGATGCTGCCGGAACCAGCGCTCGATAGCCGATGTTTGCTGGTCGCGCTAGATATACCGCTGCCGGTCGATGCGCCGGATCCTGTCTTTGGGAGTGGAGGTTTATCTGCAAAAGGGTTTGAACCAGAACACATTGAATGAGTATCGCTGTAATGTACAGGACCTTCCGAATCCTACCACCATGGAAATGGATTTCACGAGCGAAAAAGAACCCTCGCAAGAAATCATTTCTTGACTCTTAATGGAACTTGACTGGGAAGTGTTAGTATTATACAgaattgcaaacaaacaaataatcgAAATGGCAAAATTTGTAAAAGCCCACGTTTGATTGTTCAATAATTTTTGACACCTTGCAAACTTCAATAAATCAtaagcaattaaaacaaagctcgTTTAGAAATAGTTAGACTCGAAGGAGTTTCCCATCCTCAGTTCCCTTGTGTTGGGGTATATTGGCAGAAGTTGTTGGCGAATGAAAGTTGTTGTTCAGAGTGCAAATCTACAATTTTGTGGGCAAATGATTTTGAAAGCTTCAATGAAATATTACTACACAGTTGGATTTCGCAACAGATATCGAAGAGCTTGATAACTATTAATTGTGCATCAATTTACTCGTTAGTTAGCTAAATCGCTCGACAGTTTAGCAACGGATACAGACATTGATATGATTGTATATTTACAATTGAAGTGCAATTGACGCTATTGGGTGATACATTCATTCTTCGGCGAGTAACGTGGAGTATTCGTGTTAATGGGGAGAGGGGAGCGACGAACGCGCTAAGATCGCGAGAGAAAACGTGAGGATTAAAACTtaacaacaaagaaaaacacacaaaccttcCTTCAGGCCGGAAGCAGATACGCCCGTGACGGCGATACTGGCCGGTCGTGGTTTACGTTGTGCTGGCAGGGTTCGTCGATATACGATACCGGACGCGGTCGTCGAGCTGGACATTGCACTTCCTGGCCGCGAAGTGTTCAGACTGGTGGGCGTCATTTCACCGGAACGAAGACCTGTGTATTTTCCATCCCCCAAACGGCCAGAAGAATTCATCATTTCGTCCACAGAAAGAGGACGGCCCGCCACATCAACATGACGCAcgtacaagcacacacaaatccatCGCACAGATACGAATACAACGTAGCCAAGGGGTGGTGGGGAAGGTGTGAGGGTTGTTAACAGGAATATTTAAGATATAAACGTAACAACACAGCATGATCATATGGAGACACGGACACAGATGGGACCATTAGCGGCATTGTTGCGTTTTGCGTGTACGTGTGCGAAGAGGGTGTTTGTTAGGGCGTTCGATGCGTGTGTAACGTCCAGGGCAGCCGCAACACAATTAGGCCAAGGATACAGACGATTATCGATACAACGAATCGAAAAGGAGGTTTATTCGGAGGTTTTgtagagcgagcgagagagagggaaggaatgaaaagaaaagaagagaacATCGAATAATCAGATGGAGGTAATGAGTTGTATGTACATGTGTGTAGGTATGTAGCTGTATATTGTTTGTTGGTATTAGCGAGTAATAATgttgaaacacaaaaaaaccataaCACTGTAAAATTATCTATTGCTTTAAAACATCCAGAAAGAGGTTGAAAGAGCAGTAGATGTAAGTAGTATGTACAGTTGCAGCATAACAGAATGCGAAAGGCCTCAGAACAACGTGTCACTTAACATATGCAACAAACGAAGTAATATTCAATAGGCGAGAATACGAATAAGCAGTCATGAGATGAAGGTTTAATTCGATGGAGAGATGAGCTTTTCGTATCGTTTAACTACCAAGCAAGATGTGAAAAAATAAGATGTTTGCAGTAATATTAGGTTAAAATGTGGATTAGAAGTCTAATGAAACGAGTTAAGTTCCGGTGAGATGTTAGAGTTAGAGGCACTACGAGCGTGTTGACTCTATAGTACGTGTTAGAGAGGTTGTTGATGGTGAATGTGTATGTGGGTGTAGTTATTGTTTTGCCAATACACCACAGTCTGAAGAATCATAAACCTAAAGAGCACCAGGCATCTTGCTGGGAGAGTACCTGAGCTTCAATGCTTCACAGCAATACAATGGTTATCAgtacaaccaccaccagcaggtGCTGTAGACTTAATTGTACGTGTTAAAAGTTCAGCAGTCCCGTTAGTGCAGCAACCCCATCGACCCCTATCGGTACCTCCCAAGAGAAATGCGTAGCCAAAAATTAGCAAAGGTAAATAGAAGGATATCTTGAAAAACCCCCCATCCGCCAGGGAATAGCTTCTGGGCCCGCGATTAGCATGTTGCTGTGTCCCAATCCCACACACTTATTCGGTTCGCGATTGATTCGAGGCTATCGAGACTGAGCGAGACGCTTGAGACCCACCGTTCGTCACCAGGAGCTGATTCTGATGCTGttggtgatgctgctgttgctgctgatggtggtggtactgcTGGCGGAGACGCTCGGTTTTGGTGATGCGCGGTGTGCTGCCGGCCGTGTTCAGCTGGGACATGCTCTTGGAGGTATCGTTGCGACGCATGGGCGACGTGCTGCCACTGTTAATTGACGACGAATTGAACGATGACTTGCGACCTCCGCCGAAGCCGGGACTGCGGCCGGAATTCGAGTCCTGCGATTGGTTCCGATACTTGGCACCGCTGCCGGCCAGCTGAGACATGCTGCGTGACATTCGCTTGCTGTTGCCGCCGCTACCGGTCGGCGACGAGCGGGACGAGGACAGTGACAAACGGGTAAGGTTCTCCAGCTCCAGGGCCTGACGGCGCTCGCGCTCCAGAATCGCGCTGATGTGCTCGCCGTTGCGTCGTCGTGGTTGCGCCAGCTGATCCAAGCGTGTCATCGAGAACGCTCGGCCTTTGGTTGGTGGTACGTCCGGATTTTCGGGTTTCGTGTGTCGAGTGGGAGTaggtggttgtgtgtgtgtgtgccgtaaCGGAGGTGGCGGTGGTAGAGGTGAGGTGGGCGCATCAATTCGGCAAACATCAGAATATCCATCGATATTTCATCGTCGAACGAGAAAAGTAATTGGGTAcgtgattgtatgtgtgtatttgtgtgtgtatatttatgTGGGCGTTCATGTGGGATTATGCGTTTTAGTGTTAATATTCGATatgatgagtgtgtgtattttgtgacAGCCATCATCATGCAGAGAGGACGAGCAATGAGTTGAGttgaaatatattttgtttcgagtcaaataaaaaaaaagaaggtaaaggaagaaaagcaaaaagaaaactccgatcaataaaataaaccattgcTACACAATACGATGCACAAAATTCCAATGTTCTAATGATTTCGTTCCTTTCACTGTAACATTTTGTCCGTCTTGCAGCACGTGGGTGCCGCCATCGTGTAACGAGAGATGTAGTGAAGAATGAGCGCGAATGATCATGGTATGATGGGCAGTAAACAACATCTATAGGCCACTACTACTATGCAAATAATTGAACTGATGATCCACAAAAGTAACGCTCTACGGCTTGATGAGAGACTGGAGTTACCCGCGCACATGCAGAAaacaacacatgcacactcaGCTGCGCGATCGATAATCCGAACGAAAGGATAACCGCACTTAAGATAACATTTCTTCGATCACAACCGATACATCAGTACATCGCACGGAAGCGGGTATGTTGGGTAAGAGGGCAGTAGAGTagtgaagcaaaagcaaacacaagtAGAAGCATGTGGTAAGAGTTGTACAACGATGATgactttcttcttctgtacGCGCGATAGTGTGCAGACCGAAAAAAGAACGAGCTTGAGACAATCCGAAAGACTAGCGGAAGACTAGGTGTGGGGGGGTGAGATATGGCCCTCATGCAAAGTTGTGTTGAGAAAAATCAATCATACTGAATAATGAATGCCAATATACAATTTGCCAATGATAAAGTAGTAAAATCGCATGAAACATAATGGATAACTTAGGAAAGAGTACTTTTGAAAAGCCGCAAACATGGCACATAACGAATAAGAGAGCGTTTCAGGCATAAAGACAACACAAGGTAACATACATTAAAccgaacaaaacgaaaccgaaCAAGAACGAAAACAGAACGcataaacaaaactaaacaaataTGCTAAAAAGAAAATAGTAGACGCGTACGCCAAAGCAATAAAATACTACCTGGTGTTCTGGGAGTGTGTGTACCGAGAGACGATCTAGAGCTATCACGAGGACTAGGAATGGTAGGCATTAGATCGGTCTTTCGACGATTGACAGTGCGCTGATAGTTCATTTCTGCTGTATCGTCTGCaggagaaacagagagaaagtgaTAGAAAGatagggagaaagagagaaagagagacagaggaagaagaaagcaaagagGTCGAAGAAGAGTAGAAAGGAGTGGATGGGGGAGTGGCGGAAAAacaagggaagggaagaaCACAAAAGTAGTGTCACCGATGTCAAGGAAATCGGTTCGATGGACAACAAACAATCAGTATGTGTGGCCGGCATGGAAACCCCGTGAAAAGaaaattagtaaaaacaaGAGAacatagaaaagaaaagaaagaaagaaaggtaTGAGTTATGTGTGCGGACAGAATGCCGGACAGTACGTTTATCGTTAACCACCCACCGGAGACAGGTGTGTTGTTGCCGAAGCGTTGCATTTCGACGTGGTGTTGGAGTAAAGGTAGTAGAGATAGTCGAGATGAGAGACACATAACGTGGCAGAGGGATGGAGGggtaagaaaggaaatgaagaaataacacagaaaaagtaaacatggaaagaaaaagacagaaagagacaaaaatgaatttaattatatGTCAACAAATCTTCACGTGAGAAGTTTTCGTTAGTCACCGAAagagttttgttatttttgcagTGGTTTTATACACAATTTGGGGTTTAGTCGActttggaaaggaaaatttGTTAAACATATCACAACAACTGGTAGTCAAAAGTTGTAATATAGTAGTTATTTAGGTATATTCAACACAGCATGCTTCTAGGAATTCATACAATTCACGTTAAGAGccaatttgtaaaacaaaaactatcaaATTCAATTTAGAAGAAGTAAACATAACGAACACAGTTTGAGATAGAGTTACTTAGTTGAACCACAAACATAACATACATTCACTTTCATCATGGCGTTCAAACATGcacaaacattaaacaaaaacataaatgaaagGATAAGTGTGCTAGTTTGAAAGAGTAAAgattgcaaaaagaaaagaaaaaaacggaacaacaGAACAAGGAAGAAACGCTCTTCGTAATAGTTTTATGCGCTATAGAAGCTATAATAATATCCGActgaatgtaaataaatacaaagCATTCGTTCCACATTTATACATTGAGCGGCGGAATGTACTTTCCAAACGAAAGCTTCACTGAGTACAGAACATTTTACTgagaaatagaaacaaaccCAGAACGAATCAACTTGCTAGTCGACAATAACCAGCcacacccaaacaaaaaatgagagCAAAACGTCAGTCAACACAACGTCATGGTAACATCCTAACTGAACTAACTATTTATTTACAATCATTCCACTGGAGAACAAAAGCCAGGCGCCAAAATGCTGAGAAGGCAAACAGgatttaacaacaacaaccacaacaacgcGAATAACCAGAGTAACAAAGACATGTTTGCAACCGAAAGAGTAAAAGACGAGGTGGTAAAGCAATAGAAATGttggaataaaattaaaaaaagacaaacagaTGGTGTAACTGAAAATAGTAAGGTGCGGAATAAACTAAAAGAGATGTAACAAACTGATGCGAATGTATATAACAGTGCGGACAAACTTAAAACCTTtgcgaaagaaatgaaagaaaaacaaatgagTAGGAGTTGAAACCAGAGCAGAATGTACAAAAGGGAGAAATGAAGCTGAAACTGattattgaaaatgaaatcaaaacaaataaaagtgCACACCAAAACGAAACGTTTGAACAGGGATGCAAAAGAAGGCAAAGGAGAAATAGAAGGCATTGCTGTTCTTCCATTGGAGTCGCAAGAACACGCATAAAGGATGGCTTTACCCTTTCCGCTAGCATAATTGCGCGAAGCTGCCGGTTGATATTCGGCAGCCGTCGGAGGATCGTCGATGTTGATGCCGGACCCAGCCAGCGAGAACGTTAGCTTTCTCGGACACTCGCTGGTGCTCGTCCAGTTGAACACCTCGTACATCGAGCTGGACATTCGCCGTTGGTCTGTGGGTGGGCACGAACACACAACCCGGAGGCCACCGTTGGGAgggttttgttatttcaattttcaccatGGCATACGGATAGGGTACGGGACAGTCAACACAAGCCAGCAGGAACCACAATGAAGAAATGGACACCAAAAGTGCCCAGAGAAGAACAATCGATGAAAGTAAGAAATCGGTCAAACAACAAGACAAGTACAGCATCCGGGTATTTCGTCCATTATCGCGAAACGATCGCGAACGAGAAGGGAGGGTGTGATTTTGAAGGAGCATATCCGATTGTTTGAAGTGTAGCATTTGAAGCGGGTTGTGTGAAAATCATGTACGAAAGAGAACAGAATTGAAAAAGGAGATTAACATGTGGCGCAAACCGAGAAAGAGGAAGTAGAGAACGTTTTGCTAGCGTATGTATGAAACTCATTAACAGAAACACAAGAGAAATACATTAAGTTTGATTATCACAGCACATTCAATGATTCGTAAACTGAAACGGAACGCTAAACAGTATCGAACATTGTAAAGCATAAGGATAGGAAACCGTCCAGAAAATATAGGTAAAGAAGAAACCCGTATGATTGTATGCTAAGAGCAGAAAGAGAGGACCGCTAACTAAATAGAAGGCGCTTGGTTAGGATGGAAACAATAGTCAGAAAGACAACATAGTGTTCTTGTAGTTGCATTAATGTAACGCAGCAGTCCTatccaaataaaaaagaaacatcacTGTAAGCAAACCACGACCAGCAGCAGTTGTGTACTAAAACCAATAAGGCAAAGCTTAAAAGAAGATACTTCAGATTGATGACCGACTATCGATCGGACGGGGCACAGCGAGCACTCGAAAAACTCTTTGCGTGTGTTCGAACAAACGGTGAAACACTATTTATGATAACATCCACTAAACATAGCgcaagaaaaattaaaatttcatgaAACGGAGAGCATAATCTCCGTTGCACAATTGTGTAAAGATATTCTGCAAACATCTCCATTTCGTCGTAATAACATATCTTCCTACAAAAGCTTAACATTTGACCAGCGTACCGTAGGATCTACACTAAACGGAACGGAATAATATCTAACACGAGCTCTACGATAATGCTCCACCACGACTCAGATGATCACATCGAAAGGAACATGGATTCTATGGAACGTGTGTGATGTCGGACTAACCGCATCCACGCGTAATGAGAATGCGTTATGGATGAATGTGTTGTTGAAATCGACGAGTGTCGTTTCATGTGGCATTTTGTGACCTAATACTGCGGAGCACCTTCTCCGACTGCAGTTTCCGCCGGGACTGTTCAACAAACTACAGCGATCGCCATCATCTCAAATCCAGAATACGTACCGTCGGTCGATCGGTCGAGACCACTGGCAGAGGTAGCTCGCTTCTTCGACGCACTGTCGGTTAGTTCGCGCTCGGAACTACGCCTCGTTAATGCCGCCCCTGTATACGCTACGTTCGTAATGGATGTGGCTCTAAAAGTGTTAAAAGAAAGACGTTAGCAGATTACTCGTTGTCTGATATCCTGCCACAATCGCCCAGAGTAGCCAACACCCTGGATCCTGGGCACGACACTTACCTCCTATGAGCCCAGAACGAGCTGCACATGCCACTGTCACTGGTATCGATCATCCGCGGTGTCGACGATCCGAAAGCGAACTGGATCGAGCCTCGATCGTTGCGTCGTTTCGTCTCCATGCGCTGATCCCGCTCCTGGTTCTTGCGCAGTATGTACTCCCGCCGCTCGTTATCGGCCTCGATGATGGCCCGGCGACGCTCCTCGACCTGTGACCGTCGGTCGCTTTCCCGCCTCCGCAGGTCGTCCATCCGGCGGCGTCGTTCTTCCTCCTTCTGCTCGCGGAACTTTTGCGCCGCTAGTGCTTGTGCCTTCAGCTCCTCGAGCTTCTTCTGCCGCTCCTCGTTCTGTCGTTCCTTCATCTGTTTTATTCGTTCCTCACGTTCCTTTTGCAGTTCTGGAGAAAGGGTGGCATTGATGGTGGCGAAAAGCAAAGTAAAAAGGGTTGAATGTTAGTAGCAGCAGTATGCAGCGATGCGTTTTCTCAGGGGCGAGGGGGTACGATCTATAAAATATTACAGGCACACGAGGAGCGGAGAGGGCAAGTATGCGTGCAGGACACTGCCTTAATTTTACGCTTAATTAAGCATCTTTCATTACAAAGGATCGATTAAATCGTGGAATCTATCAGATCATTGATGAACAATTCATTAGATTTGATTGCAAAACTAAACACTTTCTGCATTATTGCATATTAATCTTTCCAATTTCGGCAAGTTATATCCAATGCTTATGCTCAATCTACGGCACGCAGGGTTAGTTCAATACATCGATAGCAACAAGAAGGAGTTTAGTTGATCTTAACGTGCGATTAAAAGTAATCTAGGGAAAAGAGTAACAACGTTCTGTTAATAGGAACAACGCATGGATCCCGTTGTTCGTCTACGAcaacaatagcaaaaaaaaacaacgatcaTGTTATTATTATGCACACGTGGTCAGAGCACACGCCACGAcaacaacagtaaaaaaaccGCATTGCCGCCGTAGCATTAATGGTCGCTCGAGTGTACCACCAACCATGTGTGGTTGAAACACATGGTAATCATTTACACCCAGGACTTTGCTGCTACTGACGAGCGCAACGCGACTTCGGCCTGCAGTATACCTTCTGTGTTTCTACCATTATCGACGCTATCATCGCCGACGCAAGCAAACCAGTGAAGAGTGTGCGCAACGGACTGTTCGTGCAGTCGATCTGGACACGGTCCAGCCCGGTTTGCAGTGCAAGAGCGAGCACAAGAAGTGTTGTGTAGacgatggaaaatggaaatataAAGAACAGGAAACACTATCATTAGAAGGGCGCGCGGGTCTATCTTATGATAGAGGCTTCATCATCTCTTTCATTGAACGTTGGCGCAATTAACTTCACTGATAAACCATACGGAAAACCCTTCACAATGGACAGTAGCTTCATTCCAGTTCAAACGACGTGAGTTCATTTCGTAGCTTCTTGTCCTGCATCCGCCCCGGAGATCACCTGCTGGCGCAACCTGCGTTGTCAGCTTGTACTGCGGTGAAGTTGTCCATATTTGGTCACTTACCTCTATTGGCTGAAGACGGCCTTGACTGTTTTTGTACGGTCGCATCTCTGTTTCCAGCTGAAGATGACGAGCGCCGACAACGGGGAAAGAAAGGGAAGAGAAGAGCGAAAAagcaacaatcaaaacaatgaaCTTTTAATGCGAGAGTTGTGATGAAAATACGGGAACAACATCGCCGACAGCTTGTTGTGACAGGTTGTGCAAAATCTGGATAATTGCCGACACGGTGGTACTCTGCTGTCAGTATCGATTAGTGCAAAACGCCGATATAAATTCACAGCACGTCCCAGAGACAGCTAAgacaatgcaaacaaacagtggTTTGAGGGTAATGATGATTGTCAATCTGACCAGAACGGCTTGTGAGGAGTTCAGTCACAGTAACGTTATCTTAAATTATGTACGTGACTGCTGGAGATGATTCCCAAACAGGTGGTCTTCATTTGACACAACACATCATGTACAAAGGAAAGGGCCATTTGAACAGTGAATAGATTTAGAATTAACATTCCCGACAGCTCAGTGACTTCCTTCGGTCAACCATTCTTACCTAGACTAAATTGAACATGGCGTGCCTTCCGCGTTCccaacagctgctgctgatcggtCAGGCTCAAATTCTCGCGGGACAATGATTTCACTAATATGCCGCGCAGCACTGCGAGCGTCGTGCTCGGAATACGATCACTTTCATCGGTCAACATGATGGCGCTTGAGTGCACTGATTCATTGAAACTGTCATCGTCGATCAAACCCATTACCATCAGGCAAGGGGACACACCGGGTCACAAGCACTTGTACTGCAGAATATCACAACGATGAAAAGATTTTAGTGTCTATTGCCCACCCATCGACTGAAAACATCAATCATCTGCACAGAATTGTACATCCAGCATGAATATCCTCTCTGGAGCGTTTGATACTTCGCACTTATCGGAATACAAAACACTGCGTTACAACCCcacacaaacaagcacaacCTATCGCTCTAGCTCTAGATGCTCTAGCGCAAGTCACGTTCCTGGTACGCTCTCCGTGTCATGAGAacgacgacacacacacaacagctgGATGATATCTTACCCCAACCGAAACGCTCTACAGTCTGAAAAGCCCCACACAAAGGTGCACCTTCTGCGAGCTATCAAAACGTGGCGTTGACAGTTGGCCCGTGCTACTTGTGCCCCAATCCACCCCTAACTACCAACACACTAACAATTTCTCTCATTCATCGCCGGAGCAACCATCCCCCCTTCAATGTGTAGCTGTGCGCCGTGAAGAAGTGTGTACATACCCCGGCCGTATGCTAAACACCCATGTCCAATTTGCTATTCGCACCTCGCACACTAACACATCCTGAGTCATAATCTTCGAACACGCTGACATTGAGAGTTGTTTATGGCTCTTACTCGCAGCAAAAGTGGATTGTATCAGCACACGGTTGATAATGTCATTTCTATTCCTGCCAAGACGTTCCTTTTTGCTCGTCATTTCTCGAACGAAGGTCTGACCATTGAGTGATCTCGTCTAATGTTTCATAAACATTGATCGCACAATCCGACATCGGCAAAACCGACACACAATAGCTAACCCAACCGGACATGTTACCTTTTaacgaaatcaaaacaaaacaaacaatcggaGGAAATCAAAACGTGTCCTCCCCTATCAGCGTAGGCATCATTCTCGGTTCAACGAATTTAGTTCAGTGTGGGCCAAGTGCAACGATAATCACCGGCACCGTAATTTGATAAGGCGCAAGACACTCACAGTTGCTGCGAATATTTATTGAAGCAAAGCCCCCTGCTTCACGGCGCTAGAGATCCGCTGACTGACTCATCTTTcacaacgcacacatacaactaGCAAAGAACTGACGCACCTTCCGTGAACACTCGCGAGGAGCTAAGCCAGTTCCTGCTATCAAACGAACTATGCAAACATTAGATCAGCGCTACGAATTTTGATCCGCCACCCGTTTTGGTATGGATCACTGCGTATTTGTTCAATCATTTGCACGTTCATCCGAACCTTATACGGCGAATTGGCATTTCTCAAGCACAACCTACCACGTGAAGATTGCACCTGCTTTGCAATGAGACCCGAGCGAGCTCAAATAACACTGTGCAGTGCTGTTCACTTCATATTACTATGGGCGTTGAATATGCATCTATTTACTAACGAACCCCAATTCCACCATATTTGGTAAAGCAAATAACATCCATGTATCCTCTTgctttgaacaaaaaatatgtattaatTAAGAGCAAATAACAATAACTGAGTTGTGCTACTCGGCTTCCATCTCAAACACGCTTGCATCACATTAAGACGAAACGCTGTGCAAACGTTCCCATCTTTATTACCCTGCCGACCTTAGAGAATTCGCGACAGCAGCCAGGCTCCTGCCGCAGCAACTCATCAGTCGTGCGCCGGTTGGAACGTGCCAAAATAGGCAATAAACTATAGTAATATTGCTTCCACACGACCCACAGGGCGCTGCAGACTGCGTTTTACATCAGCAAAGACCTCTCATAATGACTTGACGGATGCATGCTACCGTATGCCACAATATTTCGCCC contains:
- the LOC120898748 gene encoding protein split ends isoform X14, which produces MADSTEEINQILDNKTQSPGTIEAGNRDATVQKQSRPSSANRDRLHEQSVAHTLHWFACVGDDSVDNGRNTEELQKEREERIKQMKERQNEERQKKLEELKAQALAAQKFREQKEEERRRRMDDLRRRESDRRSQVEERRRAIIEADNERREYILRKNQERDQRMETKRRNDRGSIQFAFGSSTPRMIDTSDSGMCSSFWAHRRATSITNVAYTGAALTRRSSERELTDSASKKRATSASGLDRSTDDQRRMSSSMYEVFNWTSTSECPRKLTFSLAGSGINIDDPPTAAEYQPAASRNYASGKDDTAEMNYQRTVNRRKTDLMPTIPSPRDSSRSSLGTHTPRTPGRAFSMTRLDQLAQPRRRNGEHISAILERERRQALELENLTRLSLSSSRSSPTGSGGNSKRMSRSMSQLAGSGAKYRNQSQDSNSGRSPGFGGGRKSSFNSSSINSGSTSPMRRNDTSKSMSQLNTAGSTPRITKTERLRQQYHHHQQQQQHHQQHQNQLLVTNGLRSGEMTPTSLNTSRPGSAMSSSTTASGIVYRRTLPAQRKPRPASIAVTGVSASGLKEDKPPLPKTGSGASTGSGISSATSKHRLSSAGSGSITTTPAKSASGTETPTKKPLTLHSAEKRSAGARGATPKASSTPLQSPGPEKASRNLLDSLKKSADGPKKVPASKTPAQKDDAVVVEAKQEPPSVAAPKVEELSAQQEAILQRDDGSQQASLVEVDQSFGQEEQPQQQQEEVVVPVQQEAPAPAQTEDAELPKQAEEAVTVEVVEQAPTTKQQQQAPLEQQDVSAVQAAEPTVMVAEEVPENVNGSLTVEVSGAGADAMTASMIAKRINTEEEAKAALAERRRLAREEAERLAELERKRIEAEEQAERQRILEEEERLRKLEEETIRLAEEQRRMEEERLQQAIEEARRRDEEERKRREEEARQKAEREEAERKAREEAERQRVEMAERLKKEEKEREERRKRVEAIMSRTRAKGAANNTPTKNNEDDKENAMSKSQIVLSSTPAALPTGTAMSASTISMTDSFIASEIRQEQQQQQQQQTQHQSLEQAMESLSLSNNNTTSSNSSSSSSDTLANSSTINNNINNNNNNTNGGNVQFDKSVTEKENLLLASSTAGAAVVVANNNLNNGSTSNGTVVEPATNEEGTNGTKGESLLLTTNGKSEQQSPAMMASSNGSSNATTANSTSDLIIEDALMGQTNGHKNGTMDNVFAVNDSMKAQTVPTELTNDFYTPKNGDHHQNGDSSGDGADRDAYPSLIEPNTAGTEQQQHCSSFDSSGTVSTATTETTIVMADGASTNADQLIDFASFSTSEEPFGHSMPRDTSVSDANFNPLLASPAFGGSVAGAGSENETSLAQHTPLDVHNISNNNSINPFFTVSDPVLLDSKRRESGGNDAPEAVLFDLTLDNTGNGGSNNSITSSPFFNNNNNNNNNNTAPSSNNTPWLVSATTDGQENRDLSLL